From a single Paenibacillus sp. FSL W8-0426 genomic region:
- a CDS encoding YhcN/YlaJ family sporulation lipoprotein produces MKGWICALLLIFILTGCSTTTRSASQENNTNTRERAATRQDLQGGAHSLNTENRRMESANTHRANERSGQTVREAENVNQTGKMPHEQRITHLKTLAKKVEGVRDANCVIFGNTAIVGIDVDGKLDRARVGTIKYSVAEALRKDPEGVDSIVTADADVSERIKEIGEHIRKGNPVSGFASELSDIVGRIIPQLPKDVKVRQNPNENVNTERHMQQLHSSDRKQQKAQ; encoded by the coding sequence ATGAAAGGTTGGATTTGCGCGCTGCTTCTGATCTTTATACTTACAGGTTGCAGCACAACCACACGCAGTGCTTCGCAGGAGAACAACACGAATACCCGTGAACGTGCAGCAACTCGGCAAGATCTCCAGGGAGGAGCCCACAGTCTGAATACTGAAAATCGTCGGATGGAATCCGCAAACACGCACCGTGCCAATGAAAGGTCAGGCCAAACCGTTCGTGAGGCCGAAAACGTAAACCAAACGGGCAAAATGCCCCACGAACAACGCATCACTCATCTGAAAACGTTGGCCAAGAAGGTCGAAGGCGTACGTGATGCCAATTGCGTCATTTTCGGCAATACGGCCATTGTCGGCATCGATGTGGATGGCAAGCTTGATCGGGCACGGGTCGGTACGATTAAATATTCCGTGGCCGAAGCATTGCGCAAAGATCCGGAGGGCGTCGATTCCATCGTAACCGCAGATGCGGACGTCTCCGAACGAATCAAAGAAATCGGAGAGCATATCCGCAAAGGCAATCCGGTATCCGGTTTTGCATCAGAGCTTTCGGACATCGTCGGCCGAATCATCCCCCAATTGCCCAAAGACGTCAAAGTACGCCAAAATCCGAATGAAAACGTCAATACGGAAAGACATATGCAGCAACTGCATTCTTCTGACAGAAAGCAACAAAAAGCCCAGTGA
- the typA gene encoding translational GTPase TypA translates to MHSREHIRNIAIIAHVDHGKTTLVDKLLQQSGIFRDHETLQERAMDSNDLERERGITILAKNTAITYKDYLINIVDTPGHADFGGEVERIMKMVDGVLLVVDAYEGCMPQTKFVLRKALEHNLTPIVIVNKIDRPAARPAEVIDEVLDLFIELGANDDQLEFPVVYASALNGTSSMEDDPAKQDDNMMAIYDTIVSHIPYPTENVEEPLQFLVTLMDYNEYLGRIAIGRVNRGVIKQGQAVTVIMRDGKSKSARIEKLFGFQGLKRVEIEEAGAGDIVAIAGIKDINIGETIADPNQPEALPVLKIDEPTLQMTFLVNNSPFAGREGKWVTSRKLRERLLKELETDVSLRVEDTDSPDAFVVSGRGELHLGILIENMRREGYELQVSKPEVIVKEIDGKKMEPVERLLIDIPEDSMGAVMESLGSRKAEMVNMVNTGNGQVRLEFLIPARGLIGYRTNFLTLTRGYGVMNHAFDSYAPLIGGQVGGRHQGVLISTENGTTTFYGMIGVEDRGTLFLEPGTEVYEGMIVGEHTRDNDIVVNICKEKQLTNVRSATKDDTVKMKTPMIFSLEQALEYLNDDEYCEITPKSVRLRKKILNKSERERAEKQRKMAQNNA, encoded by the coding sequence ATGCATTCAAGAGAACACATTCGCAATATTGCGATTATTGCCCACGTCGACCACGGGAAAACGACGCTTGTCGACAAATTGCTGCAACAGTCCGGTATTTTCCGTGACCATGAAACGTTACAGGAGCGCGCCATGGACTCCAACGACTTGGAGCGCGAACGCGGTATTACGATTTTGGCCAAAAACACAGCCATTACTTATAAAGACTATCTCATCAACATCGTGGACACGCCTGGACACGCCGACTTTGGCGGCGAGGTAGAGCGGATCATGAAAATGGTCGATGGCGTACTGCTCGTTGTAGATGCTTACGAAGGCTGCATGCCGCAAACGAAATTCGTTTTGCGCAAAGCGCTGGAGCACAACTTGACGCCGATCGTCATCGTGAACAAAATCGACCGTCCTGCCGCACGTCCGGCGGAAGTCATCGATGAAGTGCTTGACCTGTTCATCGAGCTGGGCGCGAACGACGATCAACTGGAGTTCCCGGTTGTTTATGCTTCGGCATTGAACGGTACATCCAGCATGGAAGATGACCCTGCCAAGCAAGATGACAATATGATGGCGATTTACGATACGATCGTAAGCCACATTCCTTACCCAACGGAGAACGTGGAAGAGCCACTGCAATTCCTCGTTACACTGATGGATTATAACGAATACCTGGGCCGTATCGCGATCGGCCGCGTGAACCGCGGAGTGATCAAGCAAGGCCAAGCGGTTACCGTCATTATGCGTGACGGCAAGAGCAAATCTGCGCGAATCGAGAAACTGTTCGGTTTCCAAGGCCTCAAACGTGTTGAGATCGAAGAAGCCGGAGCAGGGGATATCGTTGCGATCGCAGGGATCAAGGACATCAATATCGGTGAAACGATCGCAGATCCAAACCAACCTGAAGCGCTGCCGGTTCTGAAAATCGATGAGCCGACCCTGCAAATGACGTTCCTCGTGAACAACAGTCCTTTTGCCGGCCGCGAAGGTAAATGGGTGACTTCCCGTAAACTGCGTGAACGTCTGCTCAAAGAATTGGAAACCGACGTGTCCCTTCGCGTTGAAGATACCGACAGTCCGGATGCATTTGTCGTTTCCGGACGCGGTGAGCTTCACCTGGGGATTCTGATCGAAAACATGCGCCGCGAAGGATATGAGCTTCAAGTATCCAAACCGGAAGTTATCGTCAAAGAAATCGACGGCAAAAAAATGGAGCCGGTTGAACGCCTGTTGATCGACATTCCGGAAGACAGCATGGGTGCCGTTATGGAAAGCCTGGGCTCGCGCAAAGCGGAAATGGTGAACATGGTCAACACGGGCAACGGTCAAGTTCGCCTCGAATTCTTGATTCCTGCACGCGGCCTGATCGGATACCGTACCAACTTCCTGACGCTGACTCGCGGTTATGGCGTAATGAACCATGCGTTCGACAGCTATGCTCCACTGATCGGCGGTCAAGTGGGCGGCCGTCACCAAGGCGTATTGATCTCGACGGAGAATGGTACAACGACGTTCTACGGCATGATCGGCGTCGAAGATCGCGGAACGCTCTTCCTGGAGCCGGGAACCGAGGTTTACGAAGGCATGATCGTCGGTGAGCACACGCGTGACAACGACATCGTGGTTAACATTTGCAAAGAAAAACAATTGACCAACGTCCGTTCCGCAACCAAAGACGATACCGTTAAAATGAAGACGCCAATGATCTTCTCCCTGGAGCAGGCACTTGAATATTTGAACGATGACGAGTATTGTGAAATTACGCCGAAATCTGTTCGTCTGCGCAAAAAGATCTTGAATAAGAGCGAGCGCGAGCGTGCCGAGAAACAACGCAAAATGGCACAAAATAACGCTTAA
- a CDS encoding PhoH family protein encodes MKKIFVLDTNVLLHDPNAIFAFEEHEVIIPAVVLEEIDSKKRNADEIGRNARNVSRLLDGLRELGHLHSGVPLGSGGSLKVELNHRSFVKVQEMFGEISNDNRILAVALNYQLEENEKENAETQVVLVSKDVLVRIKADVLGLVTQDYLSDRTAGPSELYSGYTTLKVHPSVIDEFYTYRFLPIKPLQLPYMLYPNEFVILKDEMGTNKSALLKVNGEGTRLEPLYLSNDNVWGIVARNAQQRMALELLLNDDIPLVTITGKAGTGKTLLALAAGLLKVEDDHKYKKLLIARPVVPMGKDIGYLPGEKEEKLRPWMQPIYDNLEFLFDTKKAGDIDKILMGLGSIQVEALTYIRGRSIPGQFIIVDEAQNLSRHEVKTIVSRVGEGSKIILMGDPEQIDHPYLDSASNGLTYVVERFKQEGISGHIMLEKGERSKLAQLAADLL; translated from the coding sequence ATGAAAAAGATTTTTGTATTGGATACCAACGTGCTTTTGCATGACCCCAATGCCATATTTGCCTTTGAGGAACATGAGGTCATCATTCCCGCGGTTGTGCTTGAGGAGATTGACTCCAAAAAAAGAAATGCTGACGAAATTGGCCGTAATGCCAGAAACGTGTCCAGGTTGCTGGATGGTTTGCGCGAGTTAGGACACTTGCATAGCGGGGTGCCGCTTGGCAGCGGAGGCAGTCTCAAAGTGGAACTGAATCATCGCAGCTTCGTTAAGGTGCAGGAAATGTTCGGCGAGATATCCAACGATAATCGGATTTTGGCGGTTGCGCTGAATTATCAGCTCGAAGAAAACGAAAAGGAGAATGCAGAGACTCAGGTGGTCCTGGTCAGCAAAGACGTGCTTGTTCGCATCAAGGCCGATGTACTCGGACTGGTCACTCAGGATTACTTGTCGGATCGGACAGCGGGGCCGAGCGAGCTTTATTCGGGTTATACAACGCTTAAAGTCCATCCGTCGGTAATCGATGAGTTTTACACATATCGTTTCTTGCCGATTAAGCCGCTGCAATTGCCTTATATGCTATATCCCAACGAGTTTGTGATTCTCAAGGACGAGATGGGAACCAACAAATCGGCGTTGCTTAAAGTGAACGGAGAAGGAACCCGGCTTGAACCGCTGTATTTGAGCAATGATAATGTGTGGGGAATTGTGGCCCGAAATGCACAACAGCGCATGGCCCTGGAATTGCTTTTGAACGACGATATTCCTCTGGTAACCATTACCGGCAAGGCGGGAACAGGGAAGACGCTGCTCGCTTTGGCAGCCGGATTGCTCAAGGTGGAGGATGACCATAAATACAAAAAGCTGTTGATTGCTCGTCCCGTTGTTCCCATGGGCAAGGATATCGGTTATTTGCCGGGAGAAAAGGAAGAGAAGCTGCGTCCATGGATGCAGCCGATCTATGATAATTTGGAATTTCTTTTCGATACCAAAAAAGCCGGCGATATCGACAAAATATTGATGGGGCTTGGCAGCATCCAAGTTGAGGCGTTAACGTATATTCGCGGACGGTCCATTCCCGGACAGTTCATCATTGTGGATGAAGCACAGAACTTGTCGAGGCATGAAGTGAAAACGATCGTATCACGCGTCGGCGAAGGCAGCAAAATCATACTGATGGGGGATCCGGAACAGATTGACCACCCCTATCTTGATTCGGCAAGCAATGGACTGACGTATGTAGTAGAACGGTTCAAACAGGAGGGAATCAGCGGGCACATCATGCTTGAAAAAGGAGAGCGCTCCAAGCTGGCCCAACTCGCTGCTGATCTGCTGTAA
- a CDS encoding LCP family protein codes for MNSNSNGLPPRRKAAGTTSPSGSNNGKKKPPKKKRKRTFAKVILSLLFICIIAGGGYLYWIYNQVAHTGIDKPVPSGMEAQSKPLTMLLLGTDNRPETGTYLSDVVMVAAMNPATKTATIVSLPRDTRIVLDGYKSNKLNAYYPRFKAQEKTSGKKAEDQMKDMMSKYLDVDINYATVLNFQAFRDGVDAVGGVDVTVDKNMCYRDTADGTDINLVAGPQHLDGKKALDFVRYRKSNCSPKTAESNDFDRNQRQNQVLNSMLDQLKSLGGITKISKVIGAIDNNMTTDVESDQMKNLIATYWNISKEDVHYTPVTGEWKSPYVYINETELANAKQALKDTLEGKVTAASKSE; via the coding sequence ATGAACTCGAATTCGAACGGGCTTCCTCCGCGAAGGAAGGCAGCCGGAACAACAAGCCCTTCCGGATCGAATAACGGAAAGAAAAAGCCGCCCAAGAAGAAACGGAAACGTACCTTTGCCAAAGTTATATTGAGTTTGCTCTTCATCTGCATCATTGCAGGAGGAGGGTACTTGTATTGGATCTATAATCAAGTTGCCCACACCGGAATTGACAAACCTGTGCCTTCCGGCATGGAAGCTCAAAGCAAACCGTTGACGATGCTTCTGCTGGGTACCGATAATCGCCCGGAGACCGGAACCTATCTGTCAGACGTGGTGATGGTTGCAGCGATGAATCCGGCTACCAAAACGGCCACCATTGTTTCCCTGCCTCGCGATACACGCATCGTCCTGGATGGATATAAAAGCAACAAACTGAATGCTTATTATCCAAGATTCAAGGCACAGGAAAAAACAAGCGGCAAAAAGGCCGAGGACCAGATGAAGGACATGATGAGCAAATATCTGGATGTCGATATCAATTACGCAACAGTCTTGAATTTCCAGGCATTTCGGGATGGCGTGGATGCGGTTGGCGGCGTGGATGTCACGGTGGACAAAAACATGTGTTACCGCGATACGGCAGATGGAACGGATATTAATCTCGTGGCAGGCCCGCAACATTTGGATGGCAAAAAGGCTCTGGATTTTGTACGTTACCGGAAATCGAATTGCAGCCCGAAAACGGCGGAATCGAATGATTTTGACCGCAATCAACGTCAAAACCAGGTGCTGAATTCCATGCTTGACCAGCTGAAATCGTTAGGTGGCATAACGAAGATTAGCAAAGTGATCGGTGCGATCGATAACAACATGACCACCGACGTGGAATCCGACCAGATGAAAAATCTGATTGCAACCTACTGGAATATTTCCAAAGAAGACGTGCATTACACGCCGGTGACCGGCGAATGGAAAAGCCCTTATGTTTATATCAATGAGACGGAGCTGGCAAATGCCAAACAAGCCTTGAAAGATACCCTTGAAGGCAAGGTGACCGCCGCTTCGAAATCGGAATAG
- a CDS encoding pyridoxamine 5'-phosphate oxidase family protein — protein MSEAVTQLTESLLQQFKSETFVLLATVDAESGGPTSSVISWIYAENASTLRIALDHRSRLVNNIIRNPAITVTVFGESTIYAINGRASVRQDPLQEVPFNMCCFDISIEAVRNALFYGAELASVPQYVKIYDQRAAEKLDQQVFAAMKKA, from the coding sequence ATGTCTGAAGCTGTCACACAATTGACTGAATCCCTTTTGCAGCAATTCAAAAGCGAGACGTTTGTGCTGCTGGCTACCGTTGATGCGGAATCCGGCGGACCCACGTCAAGCGTAATCTCCTGGATTTATGCGGAGAATGCTTCTACGCTTCGTATTGCCCTTGACCATCGTTCCCGTCTGGTGAACAATATCATCCGCAACCCGGCGATTACCGTTACCGTTTTTGGAGAAAGCACGATATACGCCATCAACGGTCGTGCCTCGGTGAGACAAGATCCGCTGCAAGAGGTTCCGTTCAACATGTGCTGTTTCGACATTTCCATCGAAGCGGTACGTAATGCTCTTTTTTATGGAGCCGAATTGGCCTCCGTACCTCAATATGTCAAAATATATGATCAAAGAGCTGCAGAGAAACTCGATCAGCAGGTCTTTGCTGCCATGAAAAAAGCCTAG
- a CDS encoding TerC family protein — MDTLWMLMEILMINLVLSGDNAVVIAMASKDLPLNQRKQAVWWGAFGAVILRCALTFVAVMLLGIPFIQAAGGLLLLWISVKLLLQNEDEVEVKGASTTWKAIQTILVADFVMSLDNVLAIAAISDGDLALTVIGIAISIPIVIWGSGLIVGLLKRYPILVFAGSGILAYTAGEMVMSDPKLGQWLHGLTAEAHTLLPVAMACLVIAIGGAHRFVRKNV; from the coding sequence GTGGATACATTGTGGATGCTGATGGAAATATTGATGATCAATCTGGTATTAAGCGGAGATAATGCGGTAGTCATAGCCATGGCCAGCAAAGACCTTCCATTGAATCAGCGTAAACAGGCAGTATGGTGGGGCGCGTTCGGCGCTGTCATTCTACGCTGTGCATTGACTTTTGTGGCGGTCATGCTGTTAGGCATTCCTTTCATTCAAGCAGCAGGAGGGCTGCTGCTGTTGTGGATCTCGGTGAAGCTGCTCCTGCAAAATGAAGATGAAGTGGAAGTCAAGGGGGCCTCGACGACATGGAAGGCCATTCAAACGATTCTGGTTGCCGATTTTGTCATGAGCCTGGACAATGTGCTCGCCATCGCGGCGATCTCGGACGGTGATCTGGCGCTTACGGTTATCGGGATCGCGATCAGCATTCCGATCGTAATCTGGGGCAGCGGCCTGATTGTGGGGTTGTTGAAACGATATCCGATATTGGTATTTGCGGGTTCAGGCATTCTGGCCTATACCGCCGGAGAAATGGTGATGAGCGATCCGAAGCTGGGACAGTGGTTACACGGATTGACTGCAGAAGCACATACGCTGCTGCCGGTCGCCATGGCTTGCCTTGTTATTGCGATTGGAGGAGCTCACCGCTTTGTACGGAAAAATGTATAG
- a CDS encoding TerC family protein → MELFSPAFWLALLNVVFIDLILAGDNAIVIGLAARNLHPSVQKKAILYGTGGALLIRILATIVVLWLLQIPWLLLIGGLMLIWIAYKLLADQGEEHADIKAGSSLWTAVRTIIIADAAMGLDNVIAVAGAAQQHLVLVIMGLLISVPIVVWGSTLFIKLINRFPWIIYLGAIVLGYTASNMITEERRLEAFFAKHAVLRVLFIIIVIAAIVFAGYRKRSKGPKREDERQHSYS, encoded by the coding sequence ATGGAGCTGTTTAGTCCCGCATTTTGGCTTGCATTGTTGAATGTTGTGTTTATCGATCTGATTCTGGCGGGCGATAATGCCATCGTCATTGGGCTCGCTGCTCGAAATTTGCACCCTTCCGTGCAAAAAAAGGCGATTCTTTACGGAACGGGCGGAGCCCTTCTGATACGTATTTTGGCAACGATTGTTGTATTATGGCTGCTGCAAATTCCTTGGCTGCTGCTGATCGGCGGACTAATGCTCATCTGGATCGCTTATAAATTGCTGGCAGACCAAGGCGAGGAGCATGCCGACATCAAAGCCGGAAGCTCCTTATGGACTGCCGTCCGAACCATTATCATCGCCGATGCCGCCATGGGTCTGGACAACGTGATTGCGGTAGCCGGTGCCGCCCAGCAGCATCTGGTGCTCGTCATTATGGGTTTGCTGATCAGCGTGCCCATTGTCGTTTGGGGCAGTACGCTGTTCATCAAGCTGATCAACCGATTCCCTTGGATCATCTATCTCGGAGCCATCGTGCTTGGTTATACGGCTTCCAACATGATCACGGAGGAACGCCGGCTTGAAGCGTTCTTTGCGAAGCACGCCGTACTCAGGGTGCTGTTCATCATCATTGTGATCGCAGCCATTGTCTTCGCAGGATACCGCAAACGGTCAAAAGGACCCAAACGGGAGGATGAAAGACAGCATTCCTATTCCTGA
- a CDS encoding YlaH-like family protein, whose amino-acid sequence MQAWFASHPIVAYIVIFVLITYVYNKVFRVRQKLPLVKEIFLYILMAMGTFMLLVFQIDKLPIIQCLLVAVGLMLLVRIRYFIEGRQKKKAESTARNS is encoded by the coding sequence ATGCAAGCATGGTTCGCGTCACACCCGATCGTAGCCTACATCGTCATCTTTGTGCTGATTACTTACGTGTATAACAAGGTGTTTCGGGTTCGTCAGAAATTACCGCTCGTTAAGGAAATCTTTCTGTATATTTTGATGGCGATGGGCACATTCATGCTTCTTGTTTTTCAGATCGACAAGCTGCCGATCATCCAGTGCCTGCTTGTGGCCGTAGGATTGATGCTGCTTGTGCGGATCAGGTATTTTATCGAAGGCCGACAAAAGAAAAAAGCGGAATCCACCGCACGTAATTCATGA